From a region of the Hippopotamus amphibius kiboko isolate mHipAmp2 chromosome 3, mHipAmp2.hap2, whole genome shotgun sequence genome:
- the LOC130849390 gene encoding olfactory receptor 5B2-like, translating into MALMENKTEVKQFILLGLTGAPEMQILLFVMFTLIYLINVVGNLGMIILILLDSHLHTPMYFFLSHLSLVDIGYSSAVTPKAIAGLLIGDKVISYNVCAAQMFFFVAFATVENYLLASMAYDRYTAVCTPLHYTTTMMTTVCARLAIGSYICGFLNSSFHVGDIFSLSFCKYNKVHHFFCDVPAVLALSCSEKHTSEVILVFISSFNVFFAFLVILISYLFIFINILKMHSAQGHQKSLSTCASHLTAVSIFYGTVIFTYLQPSSSHSMDTDKMASVFYSVITPMLNPMVYSLRNKEVKSAFKKVIKKAHFSIGF; encoded by the coding sequence ATGGCATTGATGGAGAACAAGACAGAAGTGAAACAGTTCATCCTCCTTGGACTCACCGGTGCCCCAGAAATGCAGATCCTCCTCTTTGTCATGTTCACTCTCATCTACCTCATCAATGTGGTTGGAAACCTGGGGATGATCATATTAATCCTCTTGGACTCTCATCTCCACActcccatgtactttttcctcagcCACCTTTCTCTGGTGGACATTGGTTACTCTTCAGCTGTCACTCCCAAAGCCATTGCTGGGTTACTTATAGGAGACAAGGTTATCTCATACAATGTGTGTGCTGCTCAGATGTTCTTTTTTGTAGCCTTTGCCACTGTGGAAAATTACCTCTTGGCCTCAATGGCCTATGATCGCTACACAGCTGTGTGCACACCCCTACATTACACCACCACCATGATGACAACTGTGTGTGCACGTCTCGCCATAGGGTCCTATATCTGTGGTTTTCTGAACTCCTCCTTCCATGTTGGGGACATATTCAGTCTTTCTTTCTGCAAGTACAATAAGGTCCATCATTTTTTCTGTGATGTTCCAGCTGTCTTGGCTCTCTCTTGCTCTGAAAAACACACTAGCGAAGTGATTCTTGTTTTTATATCAAGCTTTAatgtcttttttgcttttctggttATACTGATTTCCTACCTGTTCATATTTATAAACATCTTGAAGATGCACTCAGCTCAGGGGCACCAAAAGTCTTTGTCCACCTGTGCCTCCCATCTCACTGCCGTCTCCATCTTCTATGGGACAGTCATCTTCACGTACTTACAGCCCAGCTCCAGCCATTCCATGGACACAGACAAAATGGCATCTGTGTTCTACTCTGTGATCACCCCCATGTTGAACCCTATGgtctacagcctgaggaacaagGAGGTCAAGAGTGCATTCAAGAAGGTCATTAAGAAGGCACATTTTTCTATAGGATTTTGA
- the LOC130849436 gene encoding olfactory receptor 5B3-like isoform X2 has translation MKNRTEVTQLILLGLTNDPELQVPLFIIFSLIYLTTLIGNLGMIMLILLDSQLHTPMYFFLSNLSLVDFCYPSAVTPTVMAGFIPGDKVISYHACAAQMFFFIAFATVENYLLASMAYDRYAAVCTPLHYTTTMTTSVCACLATGSYVCGFLNASIHVGDTFSLSFCRSNVVHHFFCDVPAVMVLSCSDRHVSELVLVYVVSFNIFFALLVILISYMFIFITVLKMQSSAGYHKALSTCASHLTAVSIFYGTIIFMYLRTSSSHSMDTDKVASVFYAMIIPMLNPVVYSLRNKEVKSAFKRKMEEMNSI, from the exons atgaaaaacagaacagaagtGACACAGCTCATTCTCCTAGGACTAACCAATGACCCAGAACTACAGGTTCCCCTCTTCATAATCTTCAGCCTCATCTACCTCACCACTCTCATTGGGAATCTGGGGATGATTATGTTGATTCTCTTGGACTCTCAACTCCACActcccatgtactttttcctcagtAACTTGTCTCTAGTGGACTTCTGTTACCCTTCAGCTGTCACTCCCACAGTCATGGCTGGATTCATTCCAGGAGACAAGGTCATCTCCTACCATGCGTGTGCTGCCCAGATGTTCTTTTTTATAGCATTTGCCACTGTGGAAAATTATCTCTTGGCCTCAATGGCTTATGACCGCTATGCAGCCGTGTGCACACCCCTACATTACACCACCACCATGACAACAAGTGTGTGTGCTTGTCTGGCCACAGGCTCCTATGTCTGTGGTTTCCTGAATGCCTCCATCCACGTTGGAGACACGTTCAGTCTCTCTTTCTGCAGGTCCAATGTGGTCCatcactttttctgtgatgttCCAGCAGTCATGGTTCTCTCTTGCTCTGATAGACACGTTAGTGAGCTGGTTCTTGTTTATGTAGTGAGCTTCAACATCTTTTTTGCTCTCCTGGTTATCTTGATATCCTACATGTTCATATTTATCACCGTCCTGAAGATGCAGTCCTCTGCAGGGTACCATAAGGCTTTGTCCACCTGTGCTTCCCACCTCACTGCCGTTTCCATCTTCTATGGAACGATTATCTTCATGTACTTACGGACCAGCTCCAGCCATTCCATGGACACAGACAAAGTGGCATCTGTGTTCTATGCTATGATCATCCCCATGCTGAATCCTGTGgtctacagcctgaggaacaagGAGGTCAAGAGTGCATTCAAGAG aaaaatggaggaaatgaATAGTATTTAA
- the LOC130849431 gene encoding olfactory receptor 5B12-like — translation MENATEVTEFVLVGLSDDPELQIPLFIIFSLIYLITLVGNLGMIALILLDSRLHTPMYFFLSHLSLVDFGYSSAVTPKVMAGFLTGDKIVSYNACVTQFFFFVAFITVESFLLAAMAYDRYAAVSNPLHYTTTMTTNVCARLVIGCYFCGFLNASIHTGNIFRLSFCRSSVVHHFFCDAPPLLALSCSDNHISEMVIVFVVGFNALFAILVILISYLFIFATILKMCSSEGRQKAFSTCASHLTAVSIFYGTVIFMYMQPSSSHSIDTDKAASVFYTMVIPMLNPLVYSLRNKEVKSAFKKAAGKAKTSIGFVF, via the coding sequence ATGGAAAACGCTACAGAGGTGACTGAGTTCGTTCTTGTTGGTTTATCTGATGACCCGGAACTGCAGATCCCACTTTTCATCATCTTCTCTCTCATCTACCTCATCACTCTGGTTGGGAACCTGGGGATGATTGCATTGATCCTGCTGGACTCTCGTCTCCACActcccatgtactttttcctcagtCACCTCTCTCTGGTGGACTTTGGTTATTCCTCAGCTGTCACTCCCAAAGTAATGGCAGGATTCCTCACAGGAGACAAGATCGTCTCCTACAATGCTTGTGTCACCCAATTCTTCTTCTTTGTAGCCTTTATCACTGTAGAAAGTTTCCTTTTGGCCGCAATGGCTTATGACCGCTACGCAGCAGTGTCTAACCCCCTGCATTACACCACCACCATGACAACTAATGTGTGTGCACGTCTGGTCATTGGCTGCTACTTCTGTGGTTTCCTGAATGCCTCCATCCACACTGGGAACATTTTCAGGCTCTCCTTCTGTAGGTCCAGTGTGGTTCATCACTTCTTCTGCGATGCTCCTCCTCTCCTGGCTCTCTCATGCTCAGATAACCACATTAGTGAGATGGTTATTGTCTTTGTGGTGGGTTTCAATGCCCTTTTTGCTATCCTGGTCATCTTGATCTCTTACCTGTTTATATTTGCCACCATTCTGAAGATGTGCTCATCTGAAGGACGCCAGAAGGCCTTTTCCACCTGTGCTTCCCACCTCACTGCCGTCTCCATCTTCTATGGGACAGTCATCTTTATGTACATGCAGCCCAGCTCCAGCCATTCCATAGACACAGACAAAGCGGCCTCTGTGTTCTATACTATGGTCATCCCCATGCTGAACCCATTGgtctacagcctgaggaacaaaGAGGTCAAGAGTGCCTTTAAAAAGGCTGCAGGGAAGGCAAAGACTTCTATaggatttgtattttaa
- the LOC130849436 gene encoding olfactory receptor 5B3-like isoform X1 produces the protein MKNRTEVTQLILLGLTNDPELQVPLFIIFSLIYLTTLIGNLGMIMLILLDSQLHTPMYFFLSNLSLVDFCYPSAVTPTVMAGFIPGDKVISYHACAAQMFFFIAFATVENYLLASMAYDRYAAVCTPLHYTTTMTTSVCACLATGSYVCGFLNASIHVGDTFSLSFCRSNVVHHFFCDVPAVMVLSCSDRHVSELVLVYVVSFNIFFALLVILISYMFIFITVLKMQSSAGYHKALSTCASHLTAVSIFYGTIIFMYLRTSSSHSMDTDKVASVFYAMIIPMLNPVVYSLRNKEVKSAFKRLVLVAKLSLRL, from the coding sequence atgaaaaacagaacagaagtGACACAGCTCATTCTCCTAGGACTAACCAATGACCCAGAACTACAGGTTCCCCTCTTCATAATCTTCAGCCTCATCTACCTCACCACTCTCATTGGGAATCTGGGGATGATTATGTTGATTCTCTTGGACTCTCAACTCCACActcccatgtactttttcctcagtAACTTGTCTCTAGTGGACTTCTGTTACCCTTCAGCTGTCACTCCCACAGTCATGGCTGGATTCATTCCAGGAGACAAGGTCATCTCCTACCATGCGTGTGCTGCCCAGATGTTCTTTTTTATAGCATTTGCCACTGTGGAAAATTATCTCTTGGCCTCAATGGCTTATGACCGCTATGCAGCCGTGTGCACACCCCTACATTACACCACCACCATGACAACAAGTGTGTGTGCTTGTCTGGCCACAGGCTCCTATGTCTGTGGTTTCCTGAATGCCTCCATCCACGTTGGAGACACGTTCAGTCTCTCTTTCTGCAGGTCCAATGTGGTCCatcactttttctgtgatgttCCAGCAGTCATGGTTCTCTCTTGCTCTGATAGACACGTTAGTGAGCTGGTTCTTGTTTATGTAGTGAGCTTCAACATCTTTTTTGCTCTCCTGGTTATCTTGATATCCTACATGTTCATATTTATCACCGTCCTGAAGATGCAGTCCTCTGCAGGGTACCATAAGGCTTTGTCCACCTGTGCTTCCCACCTCACTGCCGTTTCCATCTTCTATGGAACGATTATCTTCATGTACTTACGGACCAGCTCCAGCCATTCCATGGACACAGACAAAGTGGCATCTGTGTTCTATGCTATGATCATCCCCATGCTGAATCCTGTGgtctacagcctgaggaacaagGAGGTCAAGAGTGCATTCAAGAGGCTTGTTTTAGTGGCAAAATTATCACTAAGATTATGA